The following proteins are co-located in the Solenopsis invicta isolate M01_SB chromosome 7, UNIL_Sinv_3.0, whole genome shotgun sequence genome:
- the LOC113005726 gene encoding uncharacterized protein LOC113005726 isoform X2 has protein sequence METKYVIVITPATEESATSGYLSDVCMLPESDNSMENDNAKFRPQTPLNHSSRTPTPNSTNADNSMDNDDARFRPRTPLINRLSRTPTPNSTNAKKRKVDD, from the exons ATGGAAAC tAAGTACGTTATCGTTATCACACCTGCCACTGAAGAGAGTGCTACTTCTGGATATTTATCGGATGTATGTATGTTACCTGAATCTGACAATTCCATGGAAAACGATAATGCCAAATTTCGACCGCAAACTCCACTTAATCATTCATCTCGAACTCCGACACCTAATTCAACAAACGCTGATAATTCTATGGATAATGATGATGCCAGATTTCGACCGCGAACTCCACTTATAAATCGCTTATCTCGAACTCCGACACCCAATTCGACAAACGCTAAAA aGCGAAAAGTTGATGATTAA
- the LOC113005726 gene encoding uncharacterized protein LOC113005726 isoform X1, translated as METKYVIVITPATEESATSGYLSDVCMLPESDNSMENDNAKFRPQTPLNHSSRTPTPNSTNADNSMDNDDARFRPRTPLINRLSRTPTPNSTNAKKSAILDVLKAPVQQMDAVYSPDGTVVQKKFKKASLKSVTYELFQTDHIVFKISSFFLLQND; from the exons ATGGAAAC tAAGTACGTTATCGTTATCACACCTGCCACTGAAGAGAGTGCTACTTCTGGATATTTATCGGATGTATGTATGTTACCTGAATCTGACAATTCCATGGAAAACGATAATGCCAAATTTCGACCGCAAACTCCACTTAATCATTCATCTCGAACTCCGACACCTAATTCAACAAACGCTGATAATTCTATGGATAATGATGATGCCAGATTTCGACCGCGAACTCCACTTATAAATCGCTTATCTCGAACTCCGACACCCAATTCGACAAACGCTAAAA AATCAGCTATTTTGGATGTGTTAAAGGCGCCTGTTCAACAAATGGATGCAGTATATAGCCCAGATGGCACAGTAGTCCAGAAAAAGTTCAAAAAGGCTTCATTGAAAAGTGTTACTTATGAACTCTTTCAAACAGATCATATAGTATTCAAAATCAGTTCATTTTTCTTACTTCAAAATGATTAA